The following proteins are co-located in the Sphingomonas donggukensis genome:
- a CDS encoding TonB-dependent receptor: MTRIPFLLATTAAFLTPGGAYAQSAPAPTPAPEAETEAGDGAESEPITVVGQRERGSVPGDIKPEQVIRAADIRAYGVSSITELLAELSPQIGAGRGRDGGQPVVLLNGRRISGFREIRDLPTEAIERTEILPPEAAQQLGYRADQRVVNIVLRRRFRAVTAELQGSGATAGDRYTAASDVNIVRIARDKRLNVNVHYDGATPIYEDDRDIVPTPPTRPYGILGNLTPANGQAVIDPSLGGATVAGVPEGATGRLPASAFLNPANSSDFGAYRTLAAATRKFSANGTYSRPIGKVAASLNVNLESTSSDSELGLASTSFTVPAGNPFSPFTNPVTVNRYLLEAGPRERSADGTLAHVGLALNGDVGTWRWSLTSNYDRTLSRTLTDAGIDFTPLAARIAANDPAINPFARFDAALVGPYAQDFARSVSNVANVEGVANGPLLTLPAGKVNASVKAGFENSDFDARAIRAGVATTSGTTRGVGSGQVRVDVPITSRRNDVLAAIGNLSLNGSYAVDRTSDFGALTTYGYGLNWSPIPQVFFLASVNDEDGAPTTAQLTNPVIVTPAARIFDFVTGQSVDVQRIDGGNPNLRADSRRVTALTLNVTPLNSVDLRLSAEYTATRTLSPIASLPAPTAALEAAFPDRFTRDAAGQLVRFDNRPVNFARSDQQQLRTGITFSRRLGKMPERPASGFGGFGGRRGGQGDGAAPAVQPGSTAPPPASGDAPRAEGGEGRRSEGQRGEGRGGFGGGGFGGGNFNPNSPRAQAFFASPQARALGNVGRLQVSVFHTWRLEDSVLIRPGVPQLDLLDGDALDTRGGRAKHQLEFNAGITRGGYGLRASGNWQSGTFVRGGTPRAPTDLNFAPLTTLTLRAFADFNPLMKVTRDHPVLRGLRVQLAVRNVFDAKLKVTDATGTVPLNYQPDLLDPTGRVVSISLRKLLF, translated from the coding sequence TCGCGACCACCGCGGCGTTCCTGACACCGGGGGGTGCCTATGCCCAGAGCGCGCCTGCGCCGACGCCCGCGCCCGAGGCGGAAACCGAAGCCGGCGACGGTGCCGAGAGCGAACCGATCACGGTGGTCGGCCAGCGCGAACGCGGGTCGGTGCCGGGCGACATCAAGCCCGAACAGGTTATCCGCGCCGCCGATATCCGCGCCTACGGCGTCAGCTCGATCACCGAACTGCTCGCCGAGCTGTCCCCGCAGATCGGCGCCGGTCGCGGGCGCGACGGCGGGCAGCCGGTGGTGCTGCTGAACGGGCGCCGCATCTCGGGCTTCCGCGAAATCCGCGACCTGCCGACCGAGGCAATCGAGCGCACCGAGATCCTGCCGCCCGAGGCCGCGCAGCAGCTGGGCTACCGCGCCGACCAGCGCGTCGTGAACATCGTCCTGCGCCGCCGCTTCCGCGCGGTCACCGCCGAGCTTCAGGGCAGCGGCGCGACCGCGGGCGACCGCTATACCGCGGCGTCCGACGTCAACATCGTCCGCATCGCCCGCGACAAGCGGCTGAACGTCAACGTGCATTATGACGGCGCGACCCCGATCTACGAGGACGACCGCGACATCGTGCCGACCCCGCCGACGCGCCCCTACGGCATCCTCGGCAACCTGACGCCCGCGAACGGCCAGGCGGTGATAGACCCCTCGCTCGGCGGCGCGACCGTGGCCGGCGTACCAGAGGGCGCGACGGGCCGCCTGCCCGCGTCGGCGTTCCTCAACCCGGCCAATTCCAGCGACTTCGGCGCGTACCGCACGCTGGCCGCCGCGACCCGCAAATTCTCCGCCAACGGCACCTACAGCCGCCCGATCGGGAAGGTCGCGGCGTCACTGAACGTCAATCTGGAATCGACCAGCAGCGATTCCGAACTCGGCCTCGCCAGCACCAGCTTCACCGTGCCCGCGGGCAACCCGTTTTCGCCGTTCACCAATCCGGTGACGGTCAACCGCTATCTGCTTGAGGCAGGACCGCGCGAGCGGAGCGCCGACGGCACGCTCGCCCATGTCGGGCTCGCCCTGAACGGCGATGTCGGCACGTGGCGCTGGTCGCTGACAAGCAACTATGATCGCACCCTGTCGCGCACGCTGACCGATGCCGGCATCGACTTCACCCCGCTCGCCGCCCGGATCGCGGCCAACGATCCGGCGATCAATCCGTTCGCCCGCTTCGACGCGGCGCTCGTCGGCCCCTATGCGCAGGATTTCGCGCGATCGGTATCGAACGTCGCCAATGTCGAGGGCGTCGCCAATGGCCCGCTGCTCACCCTGCCCGCAGGCAAGGTCAACGCCAGCGTGAAGGCAGGGTTCGAGAACAGCGATTTCGACGCGCGTGCGATTCGCGCCGGCGTCGCCACCACCAGCGGCACGACCCGTGGCGTCGGCAGCGGGCAAGTCCGCGTCGACGTGCCGATCACCAGCCGCCGCAACGACGTGCTGGCGGCGATCGGCAATCTGTCGCTCAACGGCAGCTACGCGGTCGATCGCACCTCGGATTTCGGCGCGCTCACCACCTATGGCTACGGCCTCAACTGGTCGCCGATCCCGCAGGTCTTTTTCCTGGCGAGCGTCAACGACGAGGACGGCGCACCGACCACGGCGCAGCTGACCAATCCGGTCATCGTGACCCCGGCCGCACGCATCTTCGACTTCGTCACCGGGCAGAGCGTGGACGTGCAGCGCATCGACGGCGGCAATCCCAATCTGCGCGCGGATTCGCGCCGCGTGACCGCGCTGACGCTGAACGTGACCCCGCTCAACAGCGTCGACCTGCGGCTGAGTGCGGAATATACCGCGACGCGCACGCTGAGCCCGATCGCCAGCCTGCCCGCGCCGACTGCGGCGCTGGAGGCGGCATTCCCCGACCGCTTCACTCGCGACGCCGCCGGCCAATTGGTGCGGTTCGACAATCGCCCGGTCAATTTCGCGCGATCCGACCAGCAGCAGCTGCGCACCGGCATCACCTTCTCGCGGCGGCTGGGCAAGATGCCCGAGCGCCCGGCGAGCGGCTTCGGAGGATTCGGCGGACGGCGCGGCGGTCAGGGCGACGGCGCGGCTCCGGCGGTGCAACCCGGCAGCACGGCTCCCCCACCGGCATCGGGTGATGCGCCCCGCGCCGAGGGTGGTGAGGGTCGGCGCAGCGAGGGTCAGCGCGGCGAGGGTCGCGGCGGCTTCGGCGGGGGCGGCTTCGGCGGCGGCAACTTCAACCCCAATTCGCCCCGCGCGCAGGCGTTTTTCGCCTCTCCGCAGGCACGCGCGCTCGGCAACGTCGGACGCCTGCAAGTCTCGGTGTTCCACACTTGGCGACTGGAGGACAGCGTGCTGATCCGCCCCGGCGTTCCGCAGCTCGACCTGCTCGACGGCGACGCGCTCGACACGCGCGGCGGGCGGGCCAAGCACCAGCTGGAATTCAACGCCGGGATCACGCGCGGCGGCTACGGCCTGCGCGCGTCGGGCAACTGGCAGTCGGGGACGTTCGTGCGCGGCGGCACGCCCCGCGCGCCGACCGACCTGAACTTCGCACCGCTGACGACGCTGACGCTCCGCGCGTTCGCCGACTTTAATCCGCTGATGAAGGTGACGCGCGACCATCCGGTGCTGCGCGGGCTGCGCGTCCAGCTGGCGGTGCGCAACGTGTTCGACGCGAAGCTGAAGGTGACCGACGCGACCGGCACCGTGCCGCTGAATTATCAGCCCGACTTGCTCGATCCCACCGGACGGGTGGTGTCGATCAGTTTGCGCAAGCTGCTGTTCTAG
- a CDS encoding inositol-3-phosphate synthase, with amino-acid sequence MAKIKVAIIGVGNCASSLVQGITYYADEERQARGLIHRDIGQYGPTDVEFVLAIDTDGRKVGKDLAEAIFAMPNCTTVFEKDIPSTGVTVMMGNTLDGMAAHMFDVAGGRGFERADQPDATAEQIVEAIKASGAEVLINFLPVGSEEATRFYMECALQAGVGVVNCMPVFIASDPKWEARFREANLPIVGDDVKAQLGATIVHRALSSLFRARGVPLERTYQLNTGGNTDFMNMLDRARLASKKTSKTESVQSVLAERMANENIHVGPSDYVPWLDDNKLCFLRLEGKLFGDVPMNIEVRLSVEDSPNSAGVVIDAIRCCKLALDRGVGGALTGPSAYFCKHPAEQFSDDVAAQMTRDFISGPVEVIPA; translated from the coding sequence ATGGCCAAGATCAAGGTCGCCATCATCGGCGTCGGAAATTGCGCGAGCTCACTGGTTCAAGGCATCACCTATTACGCGGACGAAGAACGCCAGGCGCGCGGCCTGATCCATCGTGACATCGGCCAGTACGGACCCACCGACGTCGAATTCGTCCTCGCCATCGACACCGACGGGCGCAAGGTCGGCAAGGATCTGGCCGAGGCGATCTTCGCCATGCCGAACTGCACGACGGTGTTCGAAAAGGACATTCCGTCGACCGGCGTGACCGTGATGATGGGCAATACGCTCGACGGCATGGCCGCGCACATGTTCGACGTGGCCGGCGGCCGCGGGTTCGAGCGCGCCGACCAGCCCGACGCCACTGCCGAGCAGATCGTCGAGGCCATCAAGGCCTCGGGCGCGGAGGTGCTCATCAACTTCCTGCCCGTGGGCTCGGAAGAGGCGACGCGCTTCTACATGGAATGCGCGCTCCAGGCCGGGGTTGGCGTGGTCAACTGCATGCCCGTCTTCATCGCCAGCGATCCGAAGTGGGAAGCCCGCTTCCGCGAGGCGAACCTGCCGATCGTCGGCGACGACGTGAAGGCGCAGCTGGGTGCGACCATCGTGCACCGCGCGCTGTCGTCGCTGTTCCGCGCCCGCGGCGTGCCGCTGGAGCGGACGTACCAGCTGAACACCGGTGGCAACACCGACTTCATGAACATGCTCGACCGTGCGCGGCTCGCGTCCAAGAAGACGAGCAAGACCGAATCGGTCCAGTCGGTGCTCGCCGAGCGGATGGCGAACGAGAACATCCACGTCGGCCCAAGCGACTATGTGCCTTGGCTCGACGACAACAAGCTGTGCTTCCTGCGGCTGGAGGGCAAGCTGTTCGGCGACGTGCCGATGAACATCGAAGTGCGCCTGTCGGTCGAGGACAGTCCGAATTCGGCGGGCGTCGTGATCGACGCCATCCGCTGCTGCAAGCTGGCGCTCGACCGCGGTGTCGGCGGTGCGCTGACCGGGCCGTCGGCCTATTTCTGCAAGCATCCCGCCGAGCAGTTCAGTGACGATGTCGCCGCGCAGATGACGCGCGACTTCATCAGCGGCCCGGTCGAGGTCATCCCCGCCTGA
- a CDS encoding NTP transferase domain-containing protein: MHCLIIAAGFGSRLRDISPSKPLTPVGGRPLIAQVIARAAAGGASRFTVVTGYEGDRVEAFLRDLAADTGISIDTVRVADWSLPNGHSVLAGAESITGDFLLTMADHLIDPAMVAGLIARGSDGAGLVLAIDRDLANPLVDLDDVMKVSTAPDGAILAIGKDIATYDAFDTGLFLVTPALIDAIRAAVAGGAAGSLSDGVQALARAGRAMTHDVTGYGWIDVDDPAALAKAEAWLAA, translated from the coding sequence ATGCACTGCCTGATTATCGCAGCCGGCTTCGGCAGCCGGCTGCGGGACATTTCCCCGTCGAAGCCGCTGACCCCGGTCGGCGGTCGTCCGCTGATCGCGCAGGTGATCGCGCGGGCGGCGGCGGGCGGTGCCAGCCGGTTCACCGTGGTGACGGGGTATGAGGGCGACCGCGTAGAGGCTTTTCTGCGCGATCTGGCTGCCGATACCGGCATCTCGATCGACACCGTGCGGGTCGCCGACTGGTCGTTGCCCAACGGTCATTCTGTGCTGGCCGGAGCCGAGAGCATCACCGGCGACTTCCTGCTGACGATGGCCGACCATCTGATCGACCCGGCGATGGTCGCCGGACTGATCGCACGCGGTAGCGACGGCGCCGGGCTGGTCCTCGCCATCGACCGCGATCTCGCCAATCCGCTGGTCGATCTGGACGACGTGATGAAGGTATCGACCGCCCCGGACGGTGCGATCCTCGCGATCGGCAAGGACATCGCGACCTATGACGCGTTCGATACCGGCCTGTTCCTGGTGACGCCCGCGCTGATCGACGCGATCCGCGCGGCGGTGGCCGGCGGTGCGGCGGGCAGCCTGTCAGACGGCGTGCAGGCGCTCGCCCGGGCGGGGCGGGCGATGACCCACGACGTCACCGGATATGGCTGGATCGACGTCGACGACCCGGCCGCGCTGGCCAAGGCGGAGGCCTGGCTGGCCGCCTAG
- a CDS encoding CDP-alcohol phosphatidyltransferase family protein, translating into MDAPTRPGRPPELQDWLNARVYHPLSWRLARILAPTRVTPNMVSVFGCLLLVAATAAYAGLPWPVSVALGFACHLAWHVVDGADGDLARMTGRTSPLGEMIDGASDYLGHVILYVVLTLQLADTIGSGPAWALALTAGASHAVQTNHAESQKRVYLWWAYGVPWMKQTPGAAAARGGLLGWLTRLYLGVALAMNRSADAVDAAFARASGDPARTERMRAAVRQRAGALLATSKLVGPNPRAFILAAAMLVADVRWFLLAEIVVLNLLLIASMLRQRSQNHALAEALAAA; encoded by the coding sequence ATGGATGCCCCCACGCGCCCCGGGCGCCCCCCCGAATTGCAGGACTGGCTGAACGCCCGCGTCTATCATCCGCTGTCGTGGCGCTTGGCGCGGATACTGGCGCCGACGCGCGTCACGCCGAACATGGTATCGGTGTTCGGATGCCTGCTGCTGGTCGCGGCGACCGCGGCCTATGCCGGGCTGCCGTGGCCGGTTTCGGTGGCGCTGGGCTTTGCCTGCCACCTGGCGTGGCATGTCGTCGACGGGGCCGACGGCGACTTGGCGCGGATGACCGGGCGGACGTCGCCGTTGGGCGAGATGATCGACGGGGCGAGCGACTATCTAGGCCATGTCATCCTCTACGTCGTGCTGACGCTGCAACTGGCGGACACCATCGGCAGCGGGCCGGCGTGGGCGCTCGCGCTGACCGCAGGGGCGAGCCATGCCGTCCAGACCAATCACGCCGAGAGCCAGAAGCGCGTGTATCTGTGGTGGGCGTACGGCGTGCCGTGGATGAAGCAGACGCCGGGCGCCGCGGCGGCGCGCGGTGGGCTGCTCGGGTGGCTGACGCGGCTATACCTGGGCGTGGCGCTGGCCATGAACCGCAGCGCCGATGCGGTCGATGCCGCCTTCGCCCGCGCTTCCGGCGATCCGGCGCGGACCGAGCGGATGCGGGCGGCGGTGCGCCAGCGTGCCGGGGCCTTGCTGGCGACGTCGAAGCTGGTCGGGCCGAATCCACGCGCCTTCATCCTGGCGGCGGCGATGCTGGTGGCCGACGTGCGTTGGTTCCTCCTCGCTGAAATCGTCGTGCTGAACCTACTGCTGATCGCGTCGATGCTGCGCCAGCGGAGCCAGAACCACGCACTCGCGGAGGCGCTCGCCGCGGCGTAA